The genomic region GGAGGTGTCGATGTCGGGTGACCAGAAGACGTTGGTTTGCTTTGCGTTGAGATCGGGAGGAATGGCGAAAGTGTAGCCCCCAGCGCGAGCGAAGCGTATTGGTCACGCGCTCGCGATCGGCGTCTGAAAATTGAGTCGCTTGGTAGTCCGCCTGGTAATTGCTGTTACGGCGCAACCATTCCCAGGCGAAGTCGGGACCAGAGAGATCATCAACATAGTCGTAGGTCGATGATGATCTCCAGCGTGATGTGTCCGGAATCATGACCTTCACTCCACGCGCATCCAATGGTGGATACGAGGCAGTCATGATTCCGGCACGATTCGCTTTGCGGAAGCCGCGGCGTTGGCGCTGCGCGTTGCGCCAAATGCACGTTTTCTGGACGATTAGCGTCCTTCTCGGACAAGTTGACGGTAGCCGTGCTCCGTCATCCAGCGGGCCCGCGCGAGATGCGTGTCGTGGACGCGCCGTGCGCGTTCGGGTTCGCGGTCGGGGTCGAGCCCGAACAGGATGGAAACGGCTTCGCGCCAACTGGCGCCATCGGTCGCGGCATCGAGCAAGCGCAGGTAGAGCTTCATATGTTCCCGGTCATAGGCAGTGAGGACCGGGCTCTGTGGTGGTTCGTTCAAAAAATCGGGCATCTAAGCTGTCGTCCCATTGCCTGAATCATACGCGGCGAGTTGGAGATTGTTAACCCTACCGGGCGGCAATAACTGAAGCCGCCAGAAGCAAACACTGCTCAGATGAAGGGGTTTTGACGCCTTAACCGCGACGTTCGGTTTTCCCACGAACAAGCATCACTCCCTCACCCTGTTCGGATGAGAGGAAGACGATGTTATTGCTTTCGAAGGCGCGGCGGACTTGATCGCGCGTGCTCTCATACACCGCGAGGCCGCTTTCGGACTCGAGGCGCTTCAACGCGGTCAGCGATACCTGGGCCTTGTCAGCGAGCGTCTCCTGCGTCCATCCGAGCAACGCGCGTGCGGCCCGCGACTGTCGGGCGGTGATCATACATGATCACCTCCCACCGACACAGCGCCATACGCCAGAACTACGACTAAAATAGTCGCTCTCTCTCATCGAAGCCAGTCATTTGTGCCGGGCTTTGAAGGAATTTTGGCGATTTGCGGCGAACTGATTCGGTCGCTCGCGAATAAGGAAGCCCCCGCCCGGTGGTGACCGGGCGGGGCGTTGCGGGTGGTCAGTCCCGGTTGCGTGGGGCCGGGCGGGACCAGATGAGGGAGTAGCCCTTGCCGTCCTCGTCGTCGAAGAGGTTGGCGTAGATCGGGGCGGTGAAGCTCGGATCGTCGAGCTTGAGGCCGAGATAGTCGCGGCCTTCGTTCGAGCGCTTGGCCCAGGCGGCGCCGATCTCGGCGCGGCCGACGAAGACCCGGTGGCTGGGGGCGTTCTCGCTGGCCTGGTCCATCTCGGGGACGATGCGGACGTTCTTGGCCTGGACCGAGAGGGTGACGATCTCGCCGACGAATTCGTTGCCGGACTTCTTGAAGGTGCCGATAGTCGCCATGGTAGTTCTCCTTGATCTGCTGTTTCGAGCCCGCGCCCATCGCGGCCTCGATGGCGATCGACCGGCCGGAGACGAGCGCCGGCGCACCCCGTGAGGGGCCCGACAGCAAAGGAGGAACTTTCTTGTCTCGCGAGGAATGGGCTTCAGCCCAGGGGAAGAAAGTTTCGACGCCGCTGTTGCGCCATAGGCGATCGAGGCTTTAGCCGGTCTTCGGCCAGATCAGGCCATTGAGGAGGCCGCCGGGGAGCGGGTGACTACCAGCTCGGGATCAAGGACGAACATGGCGACCTGGCTTCGCCTTCACGGCTCCGGTATCGCTCGCGGCATCATTATCGTCGTCCCGGCCAGGCTCGAACGCCTGTCCCAGACTGGTGAGCCGGCGACCGCGCCGCCACCGATCGAGACCTCCGGCGCGCCGTCGAGACCGGCCGCCCATGTCGACTGCACTCGCGACGGTGCCCCTCATGCGCCGGGCGTCGATCTGAGCCTCAAGCCGCCCAACGCACCGGCTTCGGATGACGGCGCTCGCGCGGGGTGCCTCTCCCTCCCGATCTCGCCTCTCGCTGCCATTGGCTCCACGGGCCTTTCGCATCCCCGGCCCGGTTACCGCCGGGCGGGGCCAATTGCATCAACTGCGTTCGGGTTGGAGCCTCCGACCGATGCTGAACAGGAGATGCTTTGATAGGATTGCATCACGACAATCTGGCCGATTGAGCAGTGTCTCCGCTCAGGGGCATCGCGACGAGGCGCGCAAACGCGCAGACGCCAACGGCGATCGCCCCGACAATGGAGAAGGCGATCTGCCAGCCTTCCGACGGCATGGTGAGCTTCACGATGCCAAGCGTGGCGTGGTAGCCGGCGAGGACGGCTGGCGCGACGAATGCCGCTGCGACCAGCAGGCGCAGCCAGAGCGCGTGGACAAAGGCGAGCGGGAGCTGACCAACGACAAGCGTCAGTCCGGCGGCGACGATGCCGACGATGATCCCGCCGGGCCAGCCAGCGCCGGACTGATAAGCCCAGGTGCCGGCGGTGATGCCCGCAAAAAGGGGAAGAGCAAAAACGGCGAGATTGAAGAGCAGCCAGCACATGACGCCGATGGCGGCGAAGCTGGCGATGATGGCAAGAATAATCATGGTGGTGTCTCCCATGGAAAGCAGCGACAAGCGCGCCTCCACCACCACCACCACGGCGCAACTCGAAATATAGCCGAAGAAGATCAGCGGCGGGAGCGGGAATTTGCTCGCAATTCCCGCTGGCGCTTGAGCAATGCCTCCGCCTCGTCATGAGGCGAAGGGATCGATCTCGCGGATGATCTCTGAGCTGTCGCCGTCGTATTCGTTAGCTGGCAGGACTGAGAGGCTGCCATCGCCGGCGCGGAAGATCACGATGGCGACCATGAGGGTGGAAGCGAGGCTGAAGGCGAAGGCGTGAGCGTCGTTGAGGGACATCGTTTCGGCTCCTGTTTCAGGGCGGGGGACCACCCCCCGCGCGACAGGCGCCCGATGTGTCTGGCTGTTGGCCGCAATCACCGCGGAGGCGAAGCCTCAAGGCCGCACGCTCGCGAGCGGACCCTTTACGGGTTGATGGCGACAGGCCGGCGGCCGGACCAAGGATCAGCGGATGGACGCGGGGGTGGTGTTCTGTCCGTCAGGGGCTGACGAGATCTGAGCTCGCAGGTTCGCTCTCCCACAGAGGCCTCGCCCACGTGGTTCGTCGCGCCACAACGCCAGCGATGGCCATCTTGAGGCCGGTCCCAAGATAACCCCGGCGAGTAGCTGAAAGACGTGATGCGCCCTCCCCCTGAAAGCTGGAGCAAGCGGTCGTCGGCGAACTCGCGCACCAGTCTATGCACGCGCCGCGCATATTGCCGTTACGGGAAAGCCCGCCTGAGCTGCTGCCGATCGTCGAACGCTTACCGCGTTGTACGGCGGCGTCGGAAGGTACCGACGAAACCAGACAACGATACCGCCAGTACGGACAGGAGCACGAGAGCCAGCGTCGGTATCAGAACGGCCCAAGGCGCGCGCTCAAGGTAGGGCATCCCCTCGGCGAGCACGAGGCCCCATTCCGGCGAGGGCGGACGGGGGCCAAGCCCCAGGAATCCGAGAGCCGCAAGGGCGAGAGCCGTACCCGGCAGGCGAAGCATCGCGTGCCGGAACACGGGACCGGCGACAGCCGGCAGGACATATCGGCTCATTAGGCGCATACGGCCCACACCCAGGATTGGCGTGATCCTGACATGTGGCTGCGCCATTACCTCGGAGACGAGAGCGGCAGTATGGGCCGCGAGCGGTGCCCAAGCGACAGCGGTGACCGCGATCATGGCGCCGCTCGCGCTCGGTCCTATGATCCCCGCCACGACGAGGCCGGCGATGATAGGCGGCGTGCCCTTTGTGATTTCGATCGGACCGGCGGCGAGGCGTGGCGCCATGCCGACAGCCAGCCCCAGGGTCAGTGACAGGAAGACGACGACCAGCGCCATACCGATCGTCGAAAGCGCTCCGTGGCCGACGCGTGCAAGAATGTCGCGACCGATCCCGTCGGCGCCGAGTGGCAAGGCAAGGCTTGGCGGCTGCAGGCGCACGAAAGCGGAGGTGAACGGGTCCCGGCCGAGCCCGGCAGCGATCAGCACGAGAAGCATGGCCCCAACGACCGCCGGCACGACCCAGGAGGGGCGGTATGCGCTGCTGTCAGCACGTGGCACCGGCAATGCGCCAAGCTCGAGCGCGCGGCCGAGCAGCAGTGCTCGGCCGATATTGGCCATGCTTCCAAGGAAGACCGCAATCGCAAGCAGGATGAGAATGCCCGTCTGGAGCGCCGGCAAATCCTGCGCCGACGCAGCGCCGAGCGTCGCGCGCCCGAGGCCTGGGATCGAGAACACTTGCTCGACGGCGATCGCGCCGCCCGTCAGCCCGACCATCACCATTCCCACCTGCGGCATCAGGCTCGGAAGGGTTCGACGAAAGACCGCGAGTGCGATCCTCCAGCGAGGGAAGCCTGCGACGCTCCAGGTCGCGACCCATCGCTCGGAAAACGTCGCCGACAATCCATCGCTGAAGAGGCGTCCGAGCAAGCCGCCGGCCGGCAACCCAAGCGCAAGCGCTGGAAGCACGGCGTAAACCGGGCCGCGCCAGCCATAGGGTGGAAACCATTTGAGCCAGGCGGCAAAGACGACAAGCAGGATCGAGGAGAGCAGGAACTCGGGTAATGCCGTGAGGGCCGCTCCCGCGGCGCCTGAAGAGCGGCCGAGATTGCCGCGGAGACCTTGGTGCATTGTCGGAGAACAAAGAAGCGCCGCAGTGGTCGCCGCGACCAGCATCGCGCATGCCATCAGCGTCAGCGAGACCTGCGCAGCATTCAGCATTCCCGGCAGAACAGGAGCGCCCGAAATCCAGGACGTCCCCGCGTCACCCTCGAGCAGACCGAGGAGCCAGGTCCTGAGTTTCTCGATAGGGCCGAGGTCGAGGCCGAGCTGTCTCCTGATCGCCGCGAGCGCCTCTGGCGTTGCCTCCTGTTCGCCGGAGCGGGCGCGCAGGATGCTGAGCGCCGGATCGCGCCCCGAAAGCCAGGGCAGCAATCCGACGAGGATGAGAACGGCGGTGAGCGTCGTTGCCCGTGAAAGGGCTGGAACGAAGGGCAGCAACCGTCTCGTCAGCAGGCGCGACGGCGAGGACGAGGCCATGACATCGGTTGGCGCCATCGTGCTAGTCCGCTTGCTGGCCGGATGCGATTGCCGTCCGTTCGGTAATGAGCGTCCGTTCGCGCGGATCACGTTCAGCCGCGGTGACGCGCTTGGATTCGCCCTGGATGACGCGCTCGTGGAGCATCGGGATGGCAGCATCGGTCGCGAGGATCGCACTCTCTGCATCGATGATGGCCTGGCGGCGTGCGGGACCGGAGGACAGCGCCGCGGCTCGACGCAATACCTCGTCAACGTCCGCGTTGCAGAGTTGGGAGATGTTGAAGGATCCGGCACAGGCAAAATCGCTGTACATGTAGGCGACGGGATCGCCGGAATCGAGAACGGTCGCGCGAGAGAGGATGAAGGCGTCGAACTTTCCGGCGAGCGCATCCGCCTCGATATGCGCATATTGGCGCACTTCCTGTTTCACCTTGAACCCTGCCTTGGTGAGCTGTTGCTCAAGCAGAACGGCGACCTCCGGGAGCTCGGCGCGGTCGGAGAATGTCGCAAGGGTGATCTCGACACCGTTCGGGTTCGACACCTGCGTGCGATCCGGAATCGGACGGCGCAGTTCGGCGGCCCAGGGAAGCGCTGGCCCGAGCAGCCCCGCGGCGATGTCCGCGCGGCCCTCGTAGACGGTTTTGACGATCGCTTCGCGGTCGATCGCCTCACGGATGGCGGCCCGTAGACCGGGATCGGTGAGCGGGCCGGACTTGGTGTTCAGATAAAGCGTGTTGGTTCTCGGCATCGGCACTTCGTGCACGAGCGCAGGATCGAGAAGGGCCACCTGCGAGACCGGAACCGCCTCGACGACATCGGCCGCGCCGGTTCTGAGGGCGGCAGCGCGGGCCGTTCCATCGGGCACATAATCGGCATCGATACCGGCGAGCTTTGCCTTTTCGCCCCAATAATTCTCGAAACGGTCCAGCCTCGCGCTTTCTGTTCCCTTGATCTCTTTCAGCACGAACGGGCCGGTGCCCGCCTCGATTGGGATGACGCGGCCGTCGGGGCCATACGCTCTCGCTGCGAGAATGGCGAGCTGCGGGCTCGAGAGGCGGTTAGGGATCAGAGCATCCTCGTTTGCAGTGCGCACGATGATTGCGTTCTCGCCGTCGGCCTCGACGGTCATGGCGATGCCGTCGAGGATGCGCGGCTTAGGCGCCGCCTTGGTCGCGGCGGTGAGGGCCTGAACAACCCGCTCCACGGTAAGGTCGGTTCCGTCGTGGAACTTGACTCCCTTGCGAATGACGAAACGCCACGTCTTGGGATCGATCTGCTTCCATTCGGTCGCGAGGAAAGGCTGGGGATCTCCCAAGGCATCAAGCCTGATCAGCGTTTCGGCCGTGCTCCAGCGGGACAGCTTGAAGGCATCGTCGGACAGCGGCGTCAAACCGGAGCGGGGCGGTTGGAGCATCGCGACACGGACGCGTGCATCTGACTGGGGGGCGGATGTTCCTGCGACCTTGTCGTCGTCGGAACACGCGGCGAGCAGGACGGAGGTTGCGAGGATGACGGGCAGCGATAGCGTGATGGTGCGGGATTTCACCGGAGGGACTCCTTTGAGATGGAAGCGAGGTTGAAGGGAGTGAACTGGAGAGTGACGGCGAGCGCGGCGGGCGGCGGAACGGCCGGCATCGAGCGCAGGCCCGACAACGGCGTTGCCGGGACACGATCGCGAGGTGGAAAGCCGATGTTGAAGACGAGCCGGTTTGCGAGAAGAATTTGTGGGCTGGGCGGAACCTCAACGATCTTTCCAGCCCCGGTCGGGGCTGAGGCGATCATTGGGGATGTCCTGCTCCCGCTTCGACCGTTGGCCGCCGCTTGCCAGGGTCCGGCAATGGGCGAACGGCGTTGATCAGATCCGCGGTTCGCGGATGCCTCGGATCGCGGAGCAGTTCCGCGGTTGGACGATCTTCAACGATCTCGCCGTCGTCCATGACGAGCGTGCGCTGGCAGAACTTCGCAACAACCGACAGATCATGGGAAACGATGAGAAGGCCCGTCCCGTTGGTTTCGCACAGGCGCCTGAGCACGTCCACGACCTGAGACCGGATGGGAAGATCGAGGCCGCTCAGCGGCTCGTCGGCGAGCAGATATCCAGGACGGGTTGCAAGGGCTCGGGCGATGGCGACGCGTTGAGCCTGCCCGCCGGAAAGTTCAAGCGGGCGCCGGTCGAGGAATCGGCGGTCGAGGCCGACCTCCTCGAGAACCTTCGCAGCGCGTTCGAAGGGATCGCAATCAACCCGCAACCGTGTCAGCGGTTCGGCGACGAGCGCCTGGACTGTCATTGCGGGATCGAGTGAGGACGCCGGATCCTGCGGAATGTACTGCACGGCCTTTCGATACCAGCGCAAGGCGGCAACCGAGCTCGGCCGCACCAGCTTCCGCTGGCAGAGGATGGTGCCGGCATCCGGCTCCTCGATCGCGAGCAGCGAGCGCAGGAGCGTGGTCTTGCCGGATCCCGACATCCCGACCAGTCCGACACGCTCGCCCGGATAAAGCCGAAGGCAAATGTCCTTCATCACCAGCTTGCTTTTTGCCGGCTTCCAGAAGGCGTGCCTTGGCAGCCTAACGCTCTTCGCGAGCTTGTCAGCGGAGAGGAAGGAGCCGTCATCGTTGAGGGGAGAAGCGCTCTGCATTCAGGCCCCCGCAGCGAGCGTCGGTTCGGTGGCACGTGGCGCGAGCCCAATGCCGTCACGGGCGGCAGCAACAAGCTCCCTGGTGAAGCTGTGCTGTGGGTCGGCGATAAGCGCATCGACGCGGTTGCTTTCGACGAGCGTGCCCCGTTCGATGACGATCGCGCGCTCGCAGAGCTCTGAGGCCGCACAAAGGTCGTGCGTGATGAAGAGCAGAGCCGGCGTGCCGGTGCGCCCAGTGCTTTCCTTCAGAACGCGAAGCACCTGCGCTTGCGTGACGACATCGAGCGCGGTCGTCGGTTCGTCGGCGACGAGCAGCGGCGTCTTGCAGGCGAGCGCGAGCGCGATGCAGACCCTTTGGCGTTGACCGCCGGAGAGCTCAGCAGGGGATCGGCGAACGATCTGGCCTGGATCGGGAAGAGCCATCGCGTCCAGAAGTTCGATCGCGGCCTGGAGGGCTGCGCGTGGCGAGAGATCGTGCAGGCGGCGGAATGGCTCCTGGAGCTGAGAGCCGATCGACACCAGGGGATTGAGTGCCGAAAAGGAGTCCTGAAACACCATGCCGACGCGCACGTCGATGGGGCGACGCGCGGCGGGCAGGTCAATAACTTCGCGTCCCTGGACCCGGATGCTTCCTTGCGCGCATGCGCTGGCTGGAAGAAGCCCGAGGATGGCGCCTGCCGTGAGGGACTTGCCCGAACCCGAAGCTCCGAGAAGGCAAACACGCTCGCCCGGGAACACGTTGAATGAGAGTCCGTCGACGACGCGCTGAGTTCCGATCAGAACACGCAACTCTCGTACGGACAGGATTGGTTTGGGGACCGGCTCCAAAATTACAACTAACCCGAAAAATTGTCATCTTAACAGCGATACGTTATAACATTGCAATTGGCAAGCTACGCGGGCCGTAAATCAATGACAGGGCGGCCTCGCATGTGAGCAGCCGTCGTTTGTAACACCGCCTCACTAGCCCGAATGGTGAGGCGGTGCGCACTGCCGATAAGGACATTTCGCGCAGAAACAGACCAATCGCGCAGAATAGTGAAGGCGCTGCCTGGGCGCTGGTGCACCGATTGGCATTTTTGAAGCACGTGCTCTGCCTGCGGGATGAGGTGCGTCGCGTGACGGTAGGTAGGAGGAACCCTCTGGATGAATCAAATGGCGCCAGATCGAGTCGCGTTGCAAAGCCAGGTCAATCGGCGTCAGCTGCAGACGATTATTGCGGGGCTTGGCGAGGGCATCATTCTTATTGATCCCCAGGACGGTATCGTCTGGGCGAACGAGAGTGCGCTTGCACTTCACAATGTCTCGGAACTCTTGGAGCTTGGTGTATCCGCGGCCGATTATCGTGAGCGTTTCGAGCTGAAATACCGGAACAACCACGTTTTGGGTGCGGACCAGTATCCCGTCGATCGCCTCCAGGCGGGAGAGGAATTTCGTGACGTGATTGTCGAACTGGGACGGACGTCTTCAGGCGCGACAGAAGATCGACGACGGGTTTTGCAGTTTCGCGGCTTTGCCCTTCCCGACGCGAAGGGCAACCCGGAGTCATACGTTCTGGTTATCGAGAACGTTACTGAGAAGATCAGCGCCGAAGACCGGTTCGAGCGGACATTTGCGGCCAATCCCGCGCCGGCGATCATCTGCCGCTTGTCCGATCTGCGTTATGTCAGGGTCAATGCGGGCTTTTTGGCGATGGCGAGCTATAGCCGGGACGACCTCATCGGTCGGTCCGCCTATGAGTTCGACGTTTTGGAGAACGCGGAAAAGAAGGATGTCGCGCTCGCCAGTCTTCGCGACGGCCGGACTATTCCGCAAATGGAATCGACGGTTCGACTTCCCGACGGAAAAACCAAAGCCGTCATCGTTGCCGGCCAGCCGATCGAGATCGGTGAAGAGAAATGCATGCTCTTCACCTTCATCGACATGGAGCCTCGCAAGCATATGGAGGACGCTCTGCGCCAGAGCGAGGAGCGCTTCGCCCGGTCGTTCAGGCTGACGCCGATTCCAACGATGCTGTCGACACGGGACGGCTTGCGCATTTTGGATGTCAACGACGCCTTCAAGACTGTGCTCGGCTATGAACCGGCAGAGGTGATCGGGCGAACGAGCGCCGAACTGCCGATCTGGGTGGACAAGGCCGCGCGCAAGCACCTCGAAAGTGAGATCCAGGCGTCCGGCAGCTTACGCAAGGTCGAGGTGCAACTGCGCACGCCCCACGATGAAGTGCTCGACTGCCTCATCTCCGCAGAGACGGTCAGCATTCAGGACGAGGAATGCGTCCTGACGGTCATCCAGGACATCACCGAGCGCAAGCGCTCGGAAGAGGAGCTTATCGCGGCGATCGAGGCCGTGATGCAGGACACCTCCTGGTTCAGCCGGACGATCATCGAGAAGCTCGCTCTTCTTCGTCGCCCTGGCTCGTCAGGCAAGCCGGAAGCAAGTCTATCTGATTTGACCCCGCGGGAACTCGAGGTACTCGGGCTCATGTGTCAGGGGCTCACCAATGCGGCGATCGTGAAGAAACTGGGTGTGACGCAGAATACCGTACGCAATCACATCGCTCGAATCTACGTGAAGATCGATGTGCATGACAGGGCAGGCGCTGTCGTGTGGGCGCGCGAGCGCGGCTTTACTGGAAACCACAAACCAGGCCCGGTGCGGCCGGGGCCGCGCTGAATGATGCAAATGTACTATGCTGCATGATCTGACCGGGTCTAGGGCGTAGGGCCGCAGAGCCGTAGTGAACGACTGCGGACACCCAAGGAGAGGTGCGTAGAGTTCGGCCACTCCTTCCTTCGGCGATGTGCGCGCGTTGGAGGGGCAGGTTTCGTGCGGCAAGCTCAAGAATTGAAAGAAAATCGTCTCGGCCTTTCGGATCGTTATGATGTCGCGGTTACTTCGGCTGCGCCGGCATTCGACGAAATCGTCGGGTTGGCGACAGAAGTGTGCGACGCGCCCGTCGCCACGATCCATTTTGTCGATGAGGGTGATCAGTGGATTCAGGCGGCTACCAGCCTGCGCGACGAGGATAGCGCCGATCCAGGCAGTATTTGCGCGTTAGCGCAGCCCTCAGATGAGGTCATCGTCGTTCGGGACCTCGTAACGGATGCGCGGTTCAGGAACTATCTGCGAACGCACCCGGCAAGCTCGGTGCGCTTTTACGCGGCGGCTTCACTTGTTGCTCCGGACGGGACCTATGTCGGTGCCCTTTGCGTGCTCGATCGGCAGCCGCGCGATCTGAGCGACAAGCAGCGGTCTCTGTTGAAGGCGTTGGCCCGCCGTGTGATCACCGAGCTCGAGCTGCGGCGGTCGCTTGAAGCCGAGCGCGTGGCGCGTCGTGATGCGGAACAGCTCTTGATGGAAAAGGATCGGCTGCTGGCGCAGAACCATGTGCTCATGCAGGAAGTCGATCACCGGGTGAAGAACTCGCTGCAATTGGTGTCGAGCATGCTGACGCTGCAAGCACGCCGGCTCACCAACATCGAGGCTGCGCTTGCGATCAAGGAAGCACAGCGCCGAATTGCAAGCGTCGCGGCCGCGCATGACCAACTCTATCGAGCCTCAGGCAGCGACAGGGTCGACATGTCGGTGTTCCTTGAGGGCATTTGTGGAGCGCTCGCAGCTCACCGGCCGAGCAATGTCGATGGCATTGAAGTCCGTGCTCAACCGATCGAATTTGGTTCGAAGCGGGCGATGAAGACGGGAATGCTCGTCGCCGAGCTCGTGATGAACGGCTTGAAGCACGCTTATCCGGCAGATCGCCACGGCAGCATCAGAGTCGAGCTCTGGTCAACGGGGTCGATCGCTCGCCTGACGGTGAGCGATGATGGCGTTGGCCTACCGAGCGACTTCAACAACGAAGACAGCCCCGGACTCGGCATGCGCCTGATCCGGTCAATCGTCGATCAGTTTGGAGGGACGCTTAGGGTCGAGGCGGGGCATGGTGCTCGTGTGGTGGTCGATATCCCGAAGAACGGCGCGAATGCTGGGTAGCAGCACGCGCCGATAGATAGATCGCTTTTGGTCCCTGTCACGCACTGGAGACCGACACGTCCGCGTGCCGCTGCACACCTATCGCCGCTAGCAGCCCTGCGTCTTCGCCGAGACCGGCGTTGGGCGTCGTCAGCAGTGTATCGCCATAGAAGATCGAATTTGCCCCGGCGACAAGGCAAAGGATCTGCGCTTCCCGGCTCAGGGCGGCGCGTCCGGCCGAAAGCCTCACGACAGAAGCCGGCATAACGAGCCGGGCTGTTGCCACCATGCGCACAAGTTCCAGCGGGTCGATCCGCGGCCGCGCGGCGAGCGGCGTACCGCTCACCGGCACGAGCGCGTTGATTGGTACGCTCTCCGGGTGAGGATCGAAATTGGCGAGAACCTGGAGCATGGCGGCGCGGTCTCGCCCGCTCTCGCCCATCCCTATAATGCCCCCGCAGCAGAGCTCAATGCCGGCCGCGCGCACCGTCGCCAGTGTTTCAAGCCGGTCCTGATAGGTGCGGGTTGTGATGATGCGGCTGTAGAACTCGGGACTGGTGTCGAGATTGTGGTTGTAGGCTGTCAGCCCCGCCGCCGCGAGGCGCGCGGCCTGGTGGGGCTTGAGCATGCCGAGCGTCACGCAAGCTTCCATACCGAGGGCTCTGACGCCCTCGACCATCTCGATGACGGCATCGAATTCCTTGCCGTCGCGCACCTGACGCCAGGCGGCTCCCATGCAGAACCGCTCCGCCCCTGCCGCCTTGGCAGTCGCCGCCAAAGCGACGACCTTTTGCGGGTCCATCAGCCTGTCGCGGGTGAGTTCGACTTCGCGGTGATGGGCCGATTGCGGGCAATAGGCGCAATCTTCAGGGCATCCCCCGGTCTTGATCGAGAGCAGACTCGCCTTTTGGACCCTGTTGGGATCGTGGTGGAGGCGGTGGACGGTGCTGGCGCGGCCGATCAGCTCTAGGAGCGGCAGCTCATGCAACGCTTCGATTTCCTCGACGGTCCAGTCGTGCCGGATGCTACTGTCGTCGGTCATTGCGAGGCCTCCCGCAGCGGTGCAGGAAGCAGGCCGAATCCGACAGCGACAACGACGATCTTGACCAGATCGCCGAGAAGGAAAGGCAGAACGCCAACGGCGAGAAGTTGAGCGGCCGGGATATAGAGCGCGAGCCACGCGACGCCGAATGCATAGACCACGGAGATACCGATCAGCATCGCAGCAAGACGCCCGAGTAGCCTCTTGCCGGACGCCAGCCATCCCACCAACCAGGATGCAATGAGGTAGCCAGCGAGATAACCGCCCGTCGGGCCAACCATATAGGCAAGACCGATGCCCCGTTCCGGCGATCCGGAGAAAACGGGAAACCCAAGGGCGCCGGCGACGAGATAAGCGAGGAAGATCGACACGGCGATACGGGGACCGAAATAGACGGTAAATGCCATGACCGCCAAGGTGTGGAGCGTCATGGGAACCGGCCAGAACGGAACCTGGATTTTTGCGGCCAACGTCATCAGGGCGACGCCGGCGAGAACGATGAAACAGGTTCGGGCTATTTGTGCCCGATGCTCGACAAGCCTTGCGGCAGCGGCGACCATGTGAACTCTCCTGAATTATAGATAATTATTCGATTCTATCGCTAGATAGAGTCCACAAAAGGATCGAGAGTTCAAGTCATCCGACAGATAATAGATAATTCAGCCGCGAGCGACGACTTTTCCCGCCGGGGCGTGCCGCGGCTTCTGGCCGACCCATTGAACATGGCGGGCTAGCACCGAAGCGGCGGCTTCCACGTCTCCAGCACGCAGGCCGGCAAGGATCGCCCGGTGATCGCGGTCGGTCGGCGCGTCCCATTCTGCTCGCCAACCGGAGAACAGGAAACGCGCACTGGCCGCATGCAGGTCGTCGATTGCCTTGAGGAGGCGAGGCATCTTGCAAGGGGTGAGGAGGATACGATGGAAGGTGCGGTTGGCCTCTTCCCAAGCCTGCACATCGCCCGCACGAT from Sinorhizobium garamanticum harbors:
- a CDS encoding helix-turn-helix domain-containing protein; this translates as MITARQSRAARALLGWTQETLADKAQVSLTALKRLESESGLAVYESTRDQVRRAFESNNIVFLSSEQGEGVMLVRGKTERRG
- a CDS encoding transcriptional regulator domain-containing protein, which translates into the protein MTASYPPLDARGVKVMIPDTSRWRSSSTYDYVDDLSGPDFAWEWLRRNSNYQADYQATQFSDADRERVTNTLRSRWGLHFRHSSRSQRKANQRLLVTRHRHLHGAISAIAVLGSLQTQSPERFQCH
- a CDS encoding ABC transporter substrate-binding protein, with amino-acid sequence MKSRTITLSLPVILATSVLLAACSDDDKVAGTSAPQSDARVRVAMLQPPRSGLTPLSDDAFKLSRWSTAETLIRLDALGDPQPFLATEWKQIDPKTWRFVIRKGVKFHDGTDLTVERVVQALTAATKAAPKPRILDGIAMTVEADGENAIIVRTANEDALIPNRLSSPQLAILAARAYGPDGRVIPIEAGTGPFVLKEIKGTESARLDRFENYWGEKAKLAGIDADYVPDGTARAAALRTGAADVVEAVPVSQVALLDPALVHEVPMPRTNTLYLNTKSGPLTDPGLRAAIREAIDREAIVKTVYEGRADIAAGLLGPALPWAAELRRPIPDRTQVSNPNGVEITLATFSDRAELPEVAVLLEQQLTKAGFKVKQEVRQYAHIEADALAGKFDAFILSRATVLDSGDPVAYMYSDFACAGSFNISQLCNADVDEVLRRAAALSSGPARRQAIIDAESAILATDAAIPMLHERVIQGESKRVTAAERDPRERTLITERTAIASGQQAD
- a CDS encoding ABC transporter permease subunit — protein: MAPTDVMASSSPSRLLTRRLLPFVPALSRATTLTAVLILVGLLPWLSGRDPALSILRARSGEQEATPEALAAIRRQLGLDLGPIEKLRTWLLGLLEGDAGTSWISGAPVLPGMLNAAQVSLTLMACAMLVAATTAALLCSPTMHQGLRGNLGRSSGAAGAALTALPEFLLSSILLVVFAAWLKWFPPYGWRGPVYAVLPALALGLPAGGLLGRLFSDGLSATFSERWVATWSVAGFPRWRIALAVFRRTLPSLMPQVGMVMVGLTGGAIAVEQVFSIPGLGRATLGAASAQDLPALQTGILILLAIAVFLGSMANIGRALLLGRALELGALPVPRADSSAYRPSWVVPAVVGAMLLVLIAAGLGRDPFTSAFVRLQPPSLALPLGADGIGRDILARVGHGALSTIGMALVVVFLSLTLGLAVGMAPRLAAGPIEITKGTPPIIAGLVVAGIIGPSASGAMIAVTAVAWAPLAAHTAALVSEVMAQPHVRITPILGVGRMRLMSRYVLPAVAGPVFRHAMLRLPGTALALAALGFLGLGPRPPSPEWGLVLAEGMPYLERAPWAVLIPTLALVLLSVLAVSLSGFVGTFRRRRTTR
- a CDS encoding DNA -binding domain-containing protein produces the protein MPDFLNEPPQSPVLTAYDREHMKLYLRLLDAATDGASWREAVSILFGLDPDREPERARRVHDTHLARARWMTEHGYRQLVREGR
- a CDS encoding ABC transporter ATP-binding protein → MQSASPLNDDGSFLSADKLAKSVRLPRHAFWKPAKSKLVMKDICLRLYPGERVGLVGMSGSGKTTLLRSLLAIEEPDAGTILCQRKLVRPSSVAALRWYRKAVQYIPQDPASSLDPAMTVQALVAEPLTRLRVDCDPFERAAKVLEEVGLDRRFLDRRPLELSGGQAQRVAIARALATRPGYLLADEPLSGLDLPIRSQVVDVLRRLCETNGTGLLIVSHDLSVVAKFCQRTLVMDDGEIVEDRPTAELLRDPRHPRTADLINAVRPLPDPGKRRPTVEAGAGHPQ
- a CDS encoding DUF736 domain-containing protein; this translates as MATIGTFKKSGNEFVGEIVTLSVQAKNVRIVPEMDQASENAPSHRVFVGRAEIGAAWAKRSNEGRDYLGLKLDDPSFTAPIYANLFDDEDGKGYSLIWSRPAPRNRD